The DNA segment CGGCGGCTTCGGCGTGGCGGGCGGTTTCCTTGGCGAGCACCGTACCATAGCCGCAGCCGGCGATGATCGGCACGTCGCCGGAAGCTTCCTTGGCCGCGCGCGTCACTTTCCCAACCTCCTCTGGCGAGAGGGAGAAAAATTCGCCGGTCCCTCCGGCGGCGAAAAGGGCAGCCGCCCCGAAGCCGGAAAGCCATGCGACATGCTCGCGATAGCTCTTGAGGTTGAGGCTGAAGTCGTCGTTGAAGTGCGTAACCGGGAACGACAGCAGGCCCGAGCCGATGCGCGACTTGATTTCATCTGGCGACAAAGGAATTCCTCCCACGAATTAGTATGATGTCGTGGGTCAGTCATATGATGACTTTAGAGATGAGTCAATCACCTTTCTCGTGATTCGCGGTCGAGCGACGGATCATCAACGAGCGATAGCGCTTGATCCCGGTGACGAGGTGCCGGCGCATCGCCTCGCGCGCCTTATCCGGGTCACGAGCGATAATCGCTTCGGCGATTTCTCGATGTTCCTCGAGGATCGGCTGATCGCGGCTGGGCAAGGGATCGACGCCGCCCATAACGGTCTTGAACTTCACCCGCGGGATCATCCGACGGCCGACATGTTCGAGGAAGGCCTTGAATCTCGCATTGTTGGTCGCCGTGGCGATTGCCATGTGGAACTGGAAATCCGCCTCGTCGGTGGGTCTGCCTTCGGCGACGAGGTCGGCGAATTTGTCGACCTGCGCCTGGATTTCGGCTTCTTGCGCAGGCGAACTGCGCGCAGCGGCAAGGCCTGCGGCTTCCACCTCTATGCCGATGCGGAGTTCCAACTCCTCGATGATGTCGGAAATCTTGTCGGTCTCGTCCGTGAACAGCTTCAGGCCTTCGTCGGCGGGTTTCGGGCCGATCACGAAGACGCCCGCGCCTTGGCGCGACTCGACCAGCCCGTCGGCACGGAGCGCCGCGATTGCCTCCCGAATAACGGTGCGGCTGAAGCCGAAGCGGTCGATGAGGGCGGGTTCGGTCGGCAGCTTGTCACCGGGCGCGTAGAAACCTGCTTCGATCTGCTCGCGCAGAGCATCTGCGACCTGTGACGCGAATGATCTGCGCGACGTTGGACGTTCGGCCCGCTGCATGGATCCTCCAGAATTGGTGTTCTTGGGATCATGCATACTCCCTGTGGGCGCCAAAAGCGATAGCATCGTATGAAATCCGCTATGTTTCCTCAAAGTCATACGATGACTTCGCTTCAAGAGTGCGAAGGCCCAGCGGATTAAGCCGCCTACTATCGGCACAGAGATGGAGGCCGACGGCGGCGGCGACTGCATGCGCAGCGGCAATACCTCTCGATAGGAGTACGAACCTTGCCTGTAGCAATTTAGGCGGGTTTCCCGCTCCCAATCCCCGCAACTGTCAGCGAGCGCGCTGCGCCCTGATCGCCGACAGCATGGCGAGGCAGCGGAGCTTGTCACGGCTGAGGCCGATATCGGCGAGCGTGCGGTCATCGAGCTTCATCAAGCTTTCAAGTTCGCGGCGCATGCGGACCTCTTCGCGAACCCGGATGAACCGACGCTTGAGTGAATTCCGCGGGAGCGCGGCGATTGCCCGCATTCCGAAGCTGATTGCTGAACTGCTCATCATGATGTTTCTCTATCTCGGTACGCCAAAATCAGTCGCCTCAACTCGCCTAGCGCATAGGGGCG comes from the Sinorhizobium garamanticum genome and includes:
- a CDS encoding FadR/GntR family transcriptional regulator, giving the protein MQRAERPTSRRSFASQVADALREQIEAGFYAPGDKLPTEPALIDRFGFSRTVIREAIAALRADGLVESRQGAGVFVIGPKPADEGLKLFTDETDKISDIIEELELRIGIEVEAAGLAAARSSPAQEAEIQAQVDKFADLVAEGRPTDEADFQFHMAIATATNNARFKAFLEHVGRRMIPRVKFKTVMGGVDPLPSRDQPILEEHREIAEAIIARDPDKAREAMRRHLVTGIKRYRSLMIRRSTANHEKGD